The proteins below come from a single Salvia miltiorrhiza cultivar Shanhuang (shh) unplaced genomic scaffold, IMPLAD_Smil_shh original_scaffold_190, whole genome shotgun sequence genomic window:
- the LOC131003339 gene encoding uncharacterized protein LOC131003339 translates to MESPSKMFDNVKFEKEKAIARFNRVRRVMRLLQIIQVAGVFAAVSWCSVRAPAVAMSAGASLLEFSTYLFNHHVAFLIGNAIIVLLFMLCRQSDGGASASSRRDLYDDYAKYSDAARSLPQPEQREEVAAPPAEFGGGNKQIVAVIADEASASSQCDDVAAAIEKAARQIKKFQRNRSEMMLRREIAVRPELRRSETENHRKLVSSGSAEIENLSNEEFRRRVDAFIDKHWIKTTAKLEGHQNHGW, encoded by the coding sequence ATGGAATCCCCCTCCAAAATGTTCGATAACGTCAAGTTCGAGAAGGAGAAGGCCATTGCGCGCTTCAATCGCGTGCGCAGAGTCATGAGGCTGTTGCAGATTATTCAAGTCGCCGGCGTCTTCGCCGCCGTCTCGTGGTGCTCGGTGCGCGCGCCGGCGGTTGCTATGTCTGCCGGCGCGTCTTTGCTCGAGTTCTCCACGTACCTCTTCAACCACCACGTCGCGTTCCTAATCGGAAATGCGATCATCGTGTTGCTGTTCATGCTCTGCCGCCAGAGCGACGGCGGCGCCTCCGCCTCCTCCCGCCGCGATCTCTACGATGATTATGCCAAATACAGCGACGCCGCTCGCTCTCTGCCTCAGCCGGAGCAGAGAGAGGAAGTGGCGGCGCCGCCTGCGGAATTCGGCGGCGGTAACAAGCAGATTGTTGCGGTGATTGCGGATGAGGCGAGTGCGAGTTCCCAATGTGATGACGTGGCGGCGGCGATTGAGAAAGCGGCGAGGCAGATTAAGAAGTTCCAGAGGAACCGATCGGAGATGATGCTGAGGCGCGAGATTGCGGTGCGGCCGGAGCTCCGGAGATCGGAGACGGAGAATCACCGGAAACTGGTGAGTTCGGGGTCGGCGGAGATTGAGAATCTGAGCAACGAAGAATTCCGGCGAAGAGTTGATGCATTCATCGATAAGCATTGGATCAAAACGACAGCGAAACTGGAAGGACACCAAAATCATGGATGGTAG